The Methanomassiliicoccus sp. genome contains the following window.
TGGCTGACAGCGCCCCATGGTTCCCGCGGGCTCGCGCACCGCAGTACAGCATGGAACGTTGGCGGGCTTAACTACCGGGTTCAGATGGGACCGGGTGTATCCCCGCCGCTGTGGCCGTCACACCAAAGCTCAGAATAGGGAGGTCATATAAAAGGATTTCCTCGGTCGGGTCACAGGAGTACGTAGATAACGGCCGCCATTGCGCCCCCGAAGGCCATGGACAGTATGTTGTTCTGCAACTTTCCTACCATCCCCCTCCGCTCCAGCGTGGCCCCTATCAGACTGTCCATCATGCAACCCGCCACTCCCATGACCACGGGGATGATGAGCAGGGGATCGAAAAGCTGTTGGAAGGCGAAGAGCCAGCCAGTATAGGATGCGGCTATGGAGGCGACGATGCACCACCATGTCCCCAGGACGGACACTCCGCCATCGGTCCCTGGTGGTACCCGCTTTCCGGTCGTGATGAGGTAGGCTCGATCGGACAGGACGCCGAGCTCGCTGGCCGTGGTGTCAGCGGCGGCAACGGCTATTGAGGATATGTAGGCTATGGATGCCAGGGCCGTCTCCTGCCCTCCCAGGAGGAAGGATATGACGGCCACCGCCGCCGGCACCAGCCCGTTGGCGAGGACGTTGCGGTAAGTCCTCTCCCCTTTCTTCCCTTCCTGGAGGCCCTTGGTCTCCTTGGTCTGGAACCGGAACTTGGTTACGAAGAAGCCCATGAACGTGAACACGATTAGGGTCAGGAGCCAACCTATGGAGCCTAGGCCTCCGATGATGATCCCCACGAGGAAGGAGGCTATGGAGCCGCTCAGGGTCAGAAGACCGAACCAATAGGAAAGGAGGGATAGCACTGCGCATAACACCAGCACTATGGCCAGGCTCTCCAGGCTGAGCATGAGAGTTCAACAGGGAGGTCGCATATTAATCTTGTCAGAAGGAGCCAGGAGGACGAAGGGAAGCATCCGACGCTAGAGAGGCGCCCATCGAGATGAGATAAGAGGGCTCTAGGAAGCTTTGCCGGGACCCTCGGGATCGCGCCTCTTCTCCCGCGGTGCAAGGTCCAGCACACTTCCCCGCAGCAGCCTGCTGGCCTCTGCGTTGATACCTCTCACCTTGTCCATGTCCCCGTCCCATTCTCCGAGGGTCTCGGAGAACCGTTCCTCAGTATGGGAGATGGCCTCCCTCATGATATGAGGCACCCTTCCCTCGCGTTTTCCGTGGAGCACCACTGCCAGGTAAATGTTGTCCCCCTTCTCCACCAGGACCTTCCTCTCCCCGAAGTCCATCCTGTTCAGCCCGGTGGATGCATCCTCTTTGAAGGAGTCACGCACGAAGTCCTGGATGGCGACCAGCATGCTTCCCATTATCTGATCGTCCATCCCCGGCTTGAGCCTCCGGGTCTGATGGGCCATGAGGTTGCCGTCACGGTATATCATGAACACCTCATCGACCACCATGGTGGTCCTCCGGAAGTACAGCAGGAGGAGGGAAGCGACGATTGTCGCTGCCGCCGCCAATGCCAACATCCAAATGCTGTCCGGCCTCTCCACGACCTTCACGTTCATGGTCGCGGACAGGGAGCTATGCCCGCCTGCATCCTCGGCCTCGACATGGAAGGTCAAAGGACCGGTCAGGGGCAGGGCGGGGATGGTGGCCACATAGGTATCGGTCCCGGTGATCCTGCTCATAACCAACGTCCCGTTGACGTCCCCGCACTGGTAGAACAGGAGGACACGTTCGATGTTGGAGACATCGGTGACCTTAGCACGGACCACTACCTCCTCTCCGGCATAGGCCTCGGTCTGCACCGCGGCATCGTCC
Protein-coding sequences here:
- a CDS encoding DUF92 domain-containing protein is translated as MLSLESLAIVLVLCAVLSLLSYWFGLLTLSGSIASFLVGIIIGGLGSIGWLLTLIVFTFMGFFVTKFRFQTKETKGLQEGKKGERTYRNVLANGLVPAAVAVISFLLGGQETALASIAYISSIAVAAADTTASELGVLSDRAYLITTGKRVPPGTDGGVSVLGTWWCIVASIAASYTGWLFAFQQLFDPLLIIPVVMGVAGCMMDSLIGATLERRGMVGKLQNNILSMAFGGAMAAVIYVLL